The genome window AACGAATCCAGGCGCAGGACGACGCGACTAGCGAACGCGAAGATACTTCTTGAGCCAGAGCATGCTCTCGTTGATCGATTGCACGACTTCGGCGTTGGTCACCGGTAGTTCGTGCCCGATGTTGTCAATCGGGTGGAATTTGCGGTCGATGCGGGCGCCCGCCAGGGCCTCTTGCAGGCGTTCAGCTTGCTTAAACGGCACCACCTGATCCATCTTGCCGTGCATCGTGTAGGTGGGCGCATCACCGCGATCCACAAACTTCACCGGCGACGCTTCAAAAATCTCCTGCGCGGCGTCGGCGCGCTTCTTGCCGAGCACCAGGAAGTAGAGCGCGTCCACCGAGGCGGGATAATCCACGGCCATATCGGTGGGGCCAAAGAAATTGATGATCGCCTGCGTGCGCGAGGAATACTTGCCCGGCGCGGTCGGCAAATAGCCGGTAAGCATGGCCAGGTGCGCTCCGGCGCTGGCGCCTAGCGCGCCGATTTGGCGCACATCGAGGTCGTACTTGCCTTCGTTTGCGCGAATCCACTGGATCGCGGCCAGCGCATCTTCGCGCATCGAAGGCCACTTGTGCTTCGGCGCGAGGCGATATTGAAACGTGATCGCGACCATGCCTTCGCTCGCGATTTTCTCGCAAAGCGGGGCCATGTCTTGCCGCTGCCCGGCAACCCACGCGCCGCCGTGGAACACGGCGACCGCCTTTTTGCGGCCCGGAGTCGTGGGGCGATAGATATCGCACATGAGCTTTTCGCCCGCAATCTCCCGGTATACAACGTTCTTTTGAACGTCAACACGGGGCTGCAGGATTACGAACGCGAAGAGCGATAGCATGACGCTATTCTACGCCAGTTATCCCTCGGTGATGGGCACCAGGCTGCCTTGCTTTTGAATTTCGCGACTGATAATCTCCAGCGTCTTCGGGTCGAGTTGGCTTAGCAAAGCCGACGCTTTTTCGGGGTCCATCGCTGCCACCACGCGCGCGGCCTCGGCGGGCTTCCAACCCTTCACGATGCCCACCAGCGAAGCCGGGCTGATCTCGTTCCAGTACTTGGCCAGCTTCTTGGCGCCCTTTTCGGGGTCAATCTTGTGCGTCGGCTTTGGCGCCGGTTTGGGTTCTTCCACCGCCTTGGGTGGTTCTTCTTTCTTCGCGACTTCGACCTTGGGTTTCACTGGCCCTTTGGTTTTGGCGACGGGCTTCTTGGGGGTCACGCCCGGGATATTGATCTTGCCCATTTTGGCCAGACCAAAAACCGCGCCCCCCGCCACAAGCAGGAGCACCGGAATCGCGATGATGATGACTTTCTTCATGGCTTACGAATCGATTGATAGCGGGCGAGGACCTTGCGAACGTAGTCCTGAGTTTCTTTGAACGGCGGGATGCCGCCATAGCGCTTCACCGCACCGGGGCCGGCGTTGTAGGCCGCAAGGCCAAGCTCGACATTCCCCGAAAACTGGTCAATCATTTGCCGCAAATACTTCGCGCCGCCCTTGAGGTTTTGCGCCGGATCCTGCGGATCGACGCCGAGCATTTTGGCGGTGTCCGGCATGAGTTGAGCGAGACCGATGGCGCCCGCTCCCGAGCGAGCCGCGGAGTTGTAATTGGACTCCTGACCAATGAGCGCTTCGAATAACTCCATGTCCACGCCCGCGCTGCTGGCGGCGTCGTTAATCATCGCACGCAGTTGCACCGGCGCGCGGTCTACGGCGACCTGGGTTCCTGGCGCGAATGGGCTCATCGGCGACGTGTCCTCGGCGATATCCGCACGGTTCGCCGCGCCGATGGACCCCGACAAAGTCGGGCGGCCACTTTCGTTGACGCTGGGGCTCGCGAGGCTACCCTCGTAGGTGCCGAAACGTCCGTTCATGCGGGC of Chthonomonas sp. contains these proteins:
- a CDS encoding alpha/beta hydrolase, with product MLSLFAFVILQPRVDVQKNVVYREIAGEKLMCDIYRPTTPGRKKAVAVFHGGAWVAGQRQDMAPLCEKIASEGMVAITFQYRLAPKHKWPSMREDALAAIQWIRANEGKYDLDVRQIGALGASAGAHLAMLTGYLPTAPGKYSSRTQAIINFFGPTDMAVDYPASVDALYFLVLGKKRADAAQEIFEASPVKFVDRGDAPTYTMHGKMDQVVPFKQAERLQEALAGARIDRKFHPIDNIGHELPVTNAEVVQSINESMLWLKKYLRVR
- a CDS encoding lytic transglycosylase domain-containing protein is translated as MVNHAEESRVKISLRGYEGAQQRMSEIRARMNGRFGTYEGSLASPSVNESGRPTLSGSIGAANRADIAEDTSPMSPFAPGTQVAVDRAPVQLRAMINDAASSAGVDMELFEALIGQESNYNSAARSGAGAIGLAQLMPDTAKMLGVDPQDPAQNLKGGAKYLRQMIDQFSGNVELGLAAYNAGPGAVKRYGGIPPFKETQDYVRKVLARYQSIRKP